In one window of Chryseobacterium viscerum DNA:
- the dnaJ gene encoding molecular chaperone DnaJ — protein MSKRDYYEVLEISKSASADEIKKAYRKMAIKFHPDKNPGDKEAEEKFKEAAEAYEVLSDDQKRARYDQFGHAGVGGNGGFGGGGFGGGMNMEDIFSQFGDIFGGGFGGFGGGGGGRQQVKGSNLRIRIKLNLEEMVNGTQKTIKVKKMKMAEGATSKICPTCNGSGVQLKVMNTMFGQMQTQTTCSTCQGIGKVADKIPAGANAQGLIKDEEEITINIPAGARDGIQLNVRGKGNDAPFGGIPGDLLVIIEEEVDQVIKREGDNLHQELYVSFAEAALGTKKEIPTVGGKVKITVDPGTQSGKILRLAGKGLPSIDSYGKGDMFIHINVWTPQKLNKEQKDFFEKQMSSGEMVAEPSGKEKTFFDKVKDLFN, from the coding sequence ATGTCAAAAAGAGATTATTACGAGGTTCTTGAGATCAGCAAATCTGCATCGGCCGACGAAATAAAAAAAGCATACCGTAAAATGGCTATCAAATTTCACCCGGATAAAAATCCTGGTGATAAAGAGGCTGAAGAAAAGTTTAAAGAAGCAGCTGAAGCTTACGAAGTTCTAAGCGACGATCAGAAACGTGCTCGTTACGACCAGTTTGGTCATGCCGGAGTAGGTGGAAACGGCGGTTTTGGAGGCGGAGGCTTCGGAGGCGGAATGAACATGGAAGATATTTTCAGTCAGTTTGGAGATATTTTCGGTGGTGGTTTCGGAGGATTCGGTGGTGGCGGTGGCGGCCGTCAGCAGGTGAAAGGTTCTAATTTAAGAATCAGAATCAAACTGAACCTTGAGGAAATGGTAAACGGAACTCAAAAAACCATTAAGGTAAAAAAAATGAAGATGGCAGAAGGTGCCACTTCAAAAATATGTCCTACCTGTAACGGTTCCGGTGTTCAGCTTAAAGTAATGAATACCATGTTTGGTCAAATGCAGACTCAGACAACTTGTAGTACCTGTCAGGGAATTGGAAAAGTTGCTGACAAGATTCCTGCAGGAGCCAATGCGCAAGGTCTTATCAAAGATGAGGAGGAAATCACAATCAACATCCCTGCAGGGGCAAGAGACGGCATCCAGCTTAATGTAAGAGGAAAAGGAAATGATGCGCCATTTGGTGGAATTCCGGGAGATTTATTGGTGATCATTGAAGAGGAAGTAGATCAGGTAATCAAGAGAGAAGGTGATAATCTTCATCAGGAACTGTATGTTTCATTTGCTGAAGCTGCTTTAGGAACTAAAAAAGAAATCCCTACTGTTGGAGGAAAAGTAAAAATTACCGTTGATCCGGGAACTCAATCCGGAAAGATCCTAAGATTGGCCGGAAAAGGACTTCCAAGCATTGACAGCTATGGAAAAGGAGACATGTTCATCCACATCAATGTATGGACACCTCAGAAGCTTAATAAAGAACAGAAAGATTTCTTTGAAAAGCAGATGTCCAGCGGAGAAATGGTTGCAGAACCATCCGGAAAGGAAAAAACTTTTTTTGATAAAGTAAAAGATTTATTCAATTAA
- a CDS encoding T9SS type A sorting domain-containing protein, protein MTKKLYYVSFLFSSFFSNAQMLDASYSTYGINFYNPSTTFDKSGDIFVESDNSAVVLGNIGPGAKRAIYKVDPNGNLDTSFGNAGIKITQNQSSHYKIIKLSSGKYLTVGNVGYMYSQNFFIERFNTDGTLDSTFGNGGGLAVDMGYPATIETIDIAYNAVELPDGKIIICGGAEYGYPKRRACLLRLNQDGTVDTTFGTNGKFYFTINTGLSQERVSAMSIFAVNNKLIVAGIGRITDTTEATNGSNDIFVVRLNLDGTYDTTFGTSGKLIFSLGNLLEFGNMIQDTNGNFYITGSAYVNNIRETWVAKISSDGQFVNNFGNNGIAKRKVVNIPDAERESSNSILLGNNGIYVGGTFFFAGNYYESDWMYMTKFNFDGTPDLSFGTNGLFRLPTYNSLRRIAAMKFDNNKRILISGDSSHSDRQFALARIILNNETLNTAEIGKKEVPSFYPNPVTDFLYIDLSTESRLENISLYSMEGQLVKNLEYTRQDGKIKIDLKSHLSGTYLLRLKYDKKEQTIKVIKK, encoded by the coding sequence ATGACAAAAAAATTATACTATGTAAGCTTTTTATTCTCTTCATTTTTTTCAAATGCACAGATGCTTGATGCTTCTTACAGTACTTACGGAATCAATTTCTATAATCCATCTACAACTTTTGACAAGTCAGGTGATATTTTTGTAGAGTCAGATAACAGTGCCGTTGTACTTGGAAACATTGGCCCGGGAGCAAAAAGAGCTATCTATAAAGTTGATCCTAATGGGAATCTGGATACTTCATTTGGAAATGCAGGAATTAAAATCACCCAAAATCAATCTTCACATTATAAAATAATTAAATTAAGCAGTGGTAAATATTTAACGGTCGGAAATGTAGGTTATATGTATAGTCAGAATTTTTTTATTGAAAGATTTAATACTGATGGTACTTTAGATTCAACATTTGGAAACGGTGGAGGACTTGCTGTTGATATGGGCTATCCAGCAACTATTGAGACCATTGATATAGCTTATAACGCTGTTGAATTACCTGACGGGAAAATTATCATATGCGGAGGTGCTGAATATGGATATCCTAAAAGAAGAGCATGTTTATTGAGATTGAATCAGGATGGTACCGTGGATACAACCTTTGGTACCAATGGAAAGTTTTATTTTACTATAAATACCGGACTTTCTCAAGAAAGAGTGAGTGCTATGAGTATTTTTGCAGTGAATAATAAACTAATTGTTGCCGGAATAGGAAGAATTACCGATACCACAGAGGCTACAAACGGCTCTAATGATATTTTCGTAGTAAGGCTAAATCTGGACGGAACTTATGATACTACATTTGGAACCAGTGGGAAACTAATTTTCAGTTTGGGTAATCTCCTTGAATTTGGAAATATGATTCAGGACACCAACGGAAATTTTTATATCACAGGATCTGCATATGTAAATAACATCAGAGAAACCTGGGTAGCGAAAATAAGCTCTGATGGGCAGTTTGTCAATAACTTTGGAAACAATGGTATTGCGAAACGTAAGGTTGTTAATATTCCGGATGCTGAACGTGAAAGCTCTAATTCTATCCTTTTAGGTAATAATGGGATCTATGTGGGGGGAACATTCTTCTTTGCTGGAAACTATTATGAAAGCGACTGGATGTATATGACCAAATTTAATTTTGATGGAACTCCGGACTTATCTTTTGGAACTAATGGATTGTTCAGGCTTCCAACTTATAACTCTTTGAGACGAATAGCTGCAATGAAATTTGATAACAATAAAAGAATCCTGATTTCAGGAGATTCTTCTCATAGTGACAGACAATTTGCGTTGGCAAGAATTATTTTAAATAATGAAACTTTAAATACCGCTGAAATAGGTAAAAAAGAAGTACCCTCATTCTATCCAAATCCTGTAACAGATTTTCTATATATTGATTTAAGCACTGAAAGCAGGTTGGAAAATATATCTTTATACAGTATGGAGGGGCAACTGGTTAAAAATCTGGAATATACCAGACAAGATGGTAAGATAAAGATTGATCTCAAAAGCCATTTGTCTGGAACCTATCTGCTTCGCTTGAAATATGATAAGAAAGAACAGACCATAAAGGTTATTAAAAAATAA
- a CDS encoding DUF808 domain-containing protein has translation MASGFFAILDDIAALMDDVAVTSKVATQKTAGILGDDLAVNAEKATGFLSSREIPVLWAITKGSFINKLIILPIVFLLNWLYAPAINYVLILGGFYLAFEGVEKVIEFLFHRDKKGHEVIEEIEEDEKSSEEIEKEKVKSAITTDFILSIEIVIIALGTVLEESHPFITQILVTSLVAFIATVGVYGIVALIVRMDDAGFKLIKKSNDKGFFGRLGHLLVKALPIVIKILGVVGTIALIMVAGGIFLHRIEFFHGILPTWPDVLKELTLGVVGGLIAVAVFTLGKGVYSLATKK, from the coding sequence ATGGCATCAGGCTTTTTTGCAATTTTAGATGATATTGCAGCATTGATGGATGATGTAGCGGTTACCAGTAAGGTTGCTACCCAAAAGACAGCAGGGATTTTAGGAGACGACCTGGCTGTAAATGCAGAAAAAGCCACTGGCTTTCTTTCCTCAAGAGAAATTCCCGTTTTATGGGCAATTACCAAAGGATCATTTATCAATAAACTGATTATTCTTCCCATTGTTTTTTTACTTAATTGGTTGTATGCTCCAGCTATTAATTATGTATTGATCCTTGGAGGATTCTATCTGGCTTTTGAAGGCGTTGAAAAAGTAATAGAATTTCTTTTTCACCGTGACAAAAAGGGTCATGAAGTTATAGAGGAAATTGAAGAAGACGAGAAAAGTTCTGAAGAAATAGAAAAAGAGAAAGTAAAATCGGCAATTACAACTGATTTTATTTTATCAATAGAGATCGTTATTATTGCTTTAGGAACCGTATTGGAAGAAAGTCATCCTTTCATTACGCAGATTTTAGTAACGAGCTTGGTTGCATTTATCGCTACTGTTGGAGTTTATGGAATTGTAGCTTTGATCGTAAGAATGGATGATGCAGGGTTTAAATTAATAAAGAAAAGTAACGATAAAGGTTTTTTCGGGAGGCTTGGACATCTATTGGTGAAGGCTTTACCTATTGTTATTAAAATATTAGGAGTCGTAGGAACAATTGCTTTAATAATGGTTGCAGGTGGGATTTTTCTGCATAGGATTGAATTTTTCCATGGCATATTACCAACTTGGCCAGATGTTTTGAAAGAGCTTACGCTTGGTGTTGTTGGTGGATTGATAGCGGTTGCCGTATTTACTTTAGGAAAAGGGGTCTATTCTTTAGCGACAAAAAAATAA
- a CDS encoding tetratricopeptide repeat protein codes for MDQNWENQLQSIWLQLGTISSEEFIQQIKNHVERLTDTDSLAIADFERACAFDSTGYEKEAEPLYRSALGKGLTGLRRRRARIQLASTLRNNGKIEESIHILREEKANYSDELNDAVDSFLALSLSSAGKHKEALSIALKAISKYLPRYNNSLSRYAENL; via the coding sequence ATGGATCAAAACTGGGAAAACCAATTACAAAGTATATGGCTGCAACTTGGAACAATAAGCAGTGAGGAGTTTATCCAGCAGATTAAAAATCATGTAGAAAGACTTACGGATACGGATTCCCTGGCCATAGCAGATTTTGAAAGAGCCTGCGCTTTTGACTCTACCGGATATGAAAAGGAAGCGGAACCTTTGTACAGATCGGCATTAGGTAAAGGATTAACCGGCTTACGAAGAAGAAGAGCAAGAATTCAGCTGGCAAGCACCTTAAGAAATAACGGAAAAATAGAAGAAAGCATCCATATTTTAAGGGAAGAAAAGGCTAATTATTCTGATGAGCTGAACGATGCGGTAGATTCTTTTTTAGCACTGTCTCTTTCTTCAGCAGGAAAGCACAAGGAAGCGCTATCTATAGCATTAAAAGCAATATCAAAATATCTGCCCAGATACAATAATTCTTTGAGCCGTTATGCTGAAAACCTATAA
- a CDS encoding serine hydrolase: MRRQFHILTLGCLFCLFSTFCSALKAQTETHPNNVNQEKKKEEIDSIIKAFAGINKFNGTALIHYQNKNIFERSYGWQDAEKKIPNQNQSVYQIASLTKSFTALMIVKLSEEGKLSVKDPLSKFIPDYPRGNEITIEHLLTHTSGIYEVLRNKEYFSLLHTGKTIAKNKELSFFKNEPLDFEPGTQFSYTNSGYILLGMIIEKVTGLSYEDAVTKTILNPLKMTHTGFNYMALKSPYKTVPYSYISKTKQEKTQVWNSTLTGPAGQIYSTVEDLYNYYIGLRDYKIVSKEAFKKATTPFLSGYGYGWFIDDLYGKKLINHGGNIEGSTSYFAMLPEDDLCIILLNNITSKKLEKAGNTILAALLEQPYTLPQPKKEAVLSTDILKKYVGDYQLSDDSVIHILYENGQLFIQNNKDPKIRMLAEKEDIFFLQDDDTEISFIFKKGEKDIITIKKGLSSKTAEKL; this comes from the coding sequence ATGCGACGTCAATTTCATATTTTAACTTTAGGATGTTTGTTTTGTTTGTTCAGTACATTCTGTTCTGCTCTAAAAGCTCAGACAGAAACTCATCCCAACAATGTTAATCAGGAAAAGAAAAAAGAAGAAATAGACAGCATTATAAAGGCGTTTGCTGGTATTAATAAATTTAATGGAACTGCTTTGATCCATTATCAGAATAAAAACATTTTTGAAAGATCATACGGCTGGCAGGATGCGGAAAAAAAGATACCCAATCAGAACCAAAGTGTGTATCAGATTGCTTCTTTAACGAAATCTTTCACGGCTTTGATGATTGTAAAGCTAAGCGAAGAAGGGAAACTTTCTGTTAAAGACCCTCTTTCAAAATTTATTCCCGATTATCCAAGAGGAAATGAAATCACTATTGAGCATCTTCTTACCCACACCTCGGGAATTTATGAAGTATTACGAAACAAAGAATATTTCAGCCTGCTTCACACCGGAAAGACCATTGCTAAAAACAAAGAACTCTCTTTTTTTAAAAACGAACCTCTGGATTTTGAGCCCGGCACTCAATTCTCTTATACCAATTCTGGATATATTTTACTGGGAATGATCATTGAAAAAGTAACCGGACTTTCTTATGAAGATGCTGTAACAAAAACTATCTTAAACCCTCTTAAAATGACTCATACCGGATTTAACTATATGGCTCTGAAAAGCCCATACAAAACGGTTCCATATTCTTATATCTCAAAGACAAAACAGGAAAAAACGCAAGTATGGAATTCCACCTTAACCGGTCCCGCAGGACAAATCTACAGTACAGTGGAAGACCTGTACAATTACTATATCGGATTGAGAGATTATAAAATTGTTTCTAAAGAAGCATTTAAAAAAGCTACCACACCTTTTTTGAGCGGCTATGGCTATGGTTGGTTTATTGATGATCTTTATGGGAAAAAACTTATTAACCATGGGGGAAATATAGAGGGTTCTACAAGTTATTTTGCCATGCTCCCTGAGGATGATCTATGCATTATCCTTCTGAACAATATCACAAGTAAAAAGCTGGAGAAAGCAGGTAACACTATTTTAGCAGCTCTTTTAGAACAGCCTTATACTCTTCCACAACCTAAAAAAGAAGCAGTATTAAGTACTGATATACTTAAAAAATACGTGGGTGACTATCAGCTTTCTGATGACAGTGTGATTCATATTTTGTACGAAAACGGCCAGCTTTTTATACAAAACAATAAAGATCCTAAAATAAGAATGCTGGCTGAAAAAGAGGATATATTCTTCCTGCAGGATGATGACACCGAGATTTCTTTCATTTTCAAAAAAGGAGAAAAAGACATTATTACAATCAAAAAAGGGCTTTCGTCAAAAACAG